A genomic segment from Gilvibacter sp. SZ-19 encodes:
- a CDS encoding RagB/SusD family nutrient uptake outer membrane protein, whose translation MKVSIFLKPVLAFCLLVGFAWSCSDDFVDVDAPVANSEDYFNNEEEYQSALIAAYDLLQSSYINVMLGEIASNNTLAGGESAIDVPGIQEIDDMRHTPINQQLRDIWTWMYGGINRANFIMEFKDKTDFPGKANVLGQTTFLRAYYYFELVKFFGDVPLAVDKRILFGEETSIDRTPAAEVYAQIEADLQFAIDNLPAVQPETGRVTKGAAQALLGKVYLYQNKFGDAATVLDQVINSGNYSLVENFADIWELEGENGPESVFEVQYTDVQGASFNCLQCSEGNVAVGFNGIRNFSGPLYDSGFSFNVPTQETYDAYEDGDTRRDAGILNIELFAAENADYNGGAGVSWVEGFEHTGFYNRKYIARQGDLNIGDQNLTNPNNYRAIRYADVLLMAAEAHNRGGGSDVTAQQYLNQVRERAGLAPITATGAALTEAIYLDRRLELVGEGHHFFDLVRTGRAATDIDGFQTGKHELFPIPEIEIQLAGNRWEQNPGY comes from the coding sequence ATGAAAGTGTCCATTTTTCTAAAACCTGTCTTAGCTTTTTGCCTGCTTGTAGGCTTTGCCTGGAGTTGTAGCGACGATTTTGTAGACGTTGACGCTCCTGTGGCTAATTCAGAAGACTATTTCAACAACGAAGAGGAGTATCAATCTGCCTTGATAGCGGCTTACGATCTACTCCAGAGTAGCTATATCAATGTGATGTTAGGGGAGATAGCCTCTAACAACACTTTGGCTGGAGGTGAAAGTGCGATCGACGTTCCTGGAATTCAGGAAATAGACGATATGCGTCATACGCCTATCAACCAACAGCTGCGTGACATCTGGACTTGGATGTACGGTGGAATCAACCGTGCGAACTTTATCATGGAGTTTAAAGACAAGACCGATTTCCCAGGGAAAGCCAATGTGCTTGGACAAACCACATTCCTTAGAGCTTATTATTATTTCGAATTGGTAAAATTCTTTGGCGATGTACCGCTAGCAGTCGACAAACGCATTCTTTTTGGAGAGGAGACCAGTATCGACAGAACTCCAGCGGCAGAGGTCTATGCTCAGATCGAGGCCGATCTACAGTTTGCCATAGATAATTTGCCAGCGGTGCAACCCGAGACCGGGCGCGTGACCAAAGGTGCTGCTCAAGCCCTATTGGGTAAAGTTTACTTGTATCAGAATAAATTCGGCGATGCTGCCACTGTTCTAGATCAAGTGATCAACTCTGGTAACTATTCTTTAGTAGAGAACTTTGCAGACATTTGGGAATTGGAAGGAGAGAACGGCCCAGAATCTGTTTTCGAAGTACAGTATACAGATGTACAAGGTGCGAGTTTCAACTGTTTGCAGTGTAGCGAAGGAAACGTTGCGGTTGGTTTTAACGGGATCCGCAATTTTAGCGGCCCTTTATACGATTCAGGTTTTAGCTTCAATGTACCGACTCAAGAGACCTATGACGCTTATGAAGATGGCGATACGCGCAGAGATGCCGGTATTTTAAATATCGAGCTGTTTGCTGCAGAAAATGCCGATTACAACGGCGGAGCAGGTGTGTCTTGGGTAGAAGGTTTTGAGCACACAGGCTTTTACAACAGAAAATACATTGCGCGTCAAGGAGATCTTAACATTGGAGATCAAAACCTGACCAATCCAAACAACTACAGAGCTATCCGTTATGCAGACGTATTACTAATGGCTGCGGAGGCGCACAATCGCGGCGGAGGCTCTGATGTAACTGCACAGCAGTATCTGAATCAGGTTCGCGAAAGAGCTGGCTTAGCTCCGATCACTGCAACAGGAGCTGCATTGACAGAGGCTATTTACCTAGACAGAAGATTAGAGCTTGTTGGCGAGGGACACCATTTCTTTGATTTGGTAAGAACTGGCCGTGCAGCTACCGATATAGACGGTTTCCAAACCGGCAAACACGAATTATTTCCAATCCCAGAAATTGAGATTCAATTAGCGGGTAACCGTTGGGAACAAAACCCCGGATATTAA
- a CDS encoding family 16 glycosylhydrolase, with the protein MKRIYQLFFIITVILGVQGCQEDDKVFGDVTAPTNLQVELTVASDQSGVVSVLPSADNAINFHVFFEPDADPVVVSNGQEATFRYIEVGQYTRDIVVVAFGRGGASSSLQLTAELDVILVLDPDVQFALAGDGSKTWVWDSANGGHFGVGAPDVDFANFFSAAPNQLDPCLYDDTITFSFDGAGGFFYTLDPGAETFINWTEIKRFFPEANPGQFVDECRDISDQIELSTNFSLIESDGTTTLTVPGSTLSYYAGITEYEIVELTENKLVVRGIQNPFDPPGDPLAWYHTFVPESGGGDPGCAGGSTGATGSGNNDVLVWADEFDTPGAPCEANWTFEIGDGCPDLCGWGNGEAQYYTDRPENAIVEDGVLKITARAEAFEGSNYTSARMITKDKFEFQYGRVEMRAKLPTGAGTWPAFWMLGADIDTNPWPGAGEMDIMEHVGNSQDVIFNSLHFPGNSGGDAITVDTPLPGASDDFNIYALEWTEDQITFYVNDTVGLSFPNSESVPFQKDFFLLVNVAMGGTFGGAIDPAFTESTFEIDYIRVYQ; encoded by the coding sequence ATGAAACGTATTTATCAATTATTTTTCATCATCACAGTGATTCTAGGTGTCCAGGGATGTCAAGAAGACGATAAGGTCTTCGGCGATGTCACTGCACCGACTAATTTGCAAGTTGAACTCACAGTGGCCAGTGACCAATCAGGCGTAGTTAGTGTTTTACCATCGGCAGACAATGCCATTAATTTTCATGTCTTTTTTGAGCCTGATGCTGACCCTGTGGTAGTTAGTAATGGACAGGAAGCCACCTTCCGCTATATCGAAGTTGGCCAGTACACGCGAGATATCGTTGTAGTGGCCTTTGGTAGAGGAGGGGCTTCCAGCTCATTGCAGTTAACAGCAGAACTCGATGTTATCTTGGTTTTGGATCCTGATGTACAATTTGCCTTAGCCGGAGACGGCAGCAAAACTTGGGTTTGGGATTCAGCAAATGGAGGACACTTTGGAGTAGGTGCTCCAGATGTTGATTTTGCCAACTTCTTTAGTGCTGCTCCGAATCAATTAGATCCTTGTCTTTATGACGATACTATCACTTTTAGTTTCGACGGAGCTGGAGGTTTCTTCTATACCTTAGATCCGGGTGCGGAGACCTTTATTAACTGGACAGAAATCAAGCGTTTCTTTCCGGAGGCTAATCCAGGTCAGTTTGTAGACGAATGTAGAGATATCTCTGATCAGATAGAACTGAGTACTAATTTCTCGTTGATCGAATCAGACGGAACAACAACGCTCACTGTTCCAGGTAGTACTCTTTCATATTATGCTGGAATTACAGAATATGAGATCGTAGAGCTTACCGAGAACAAACTGGTTGTACGTGGAATTCAGAATCCATTTGATCCACCAGGAGATCCACTAGCTTGGTACCACACCTTTGTCCCAGAAAGTGGAGGAGGAGATCCAGGTTGTGCTGGCGGTTCTACAGGAGCCACCGGAAGTGGAAACAACGATGTGTTAGTGTGGGCCGATGAGTTCGATACTCCAGGAGCGCCTTGTGAGGCCAACTGGACCTTTGAGATAGGAGATGGTTGTCCAGACCTATGTGGTTGGGGTAATGGCGAGGCGCAGTACTATACCGATCGTCCAGAGAATGCCATTGTAGAAGACGGAGTATTGAAGATCACTGCAAGAGCCGAGGCTTTTGAAGGATCAAACTATACCTCAGCTCGTATGATCACCAAAGATAAATTCGAGTTCCAATACGGACGTGTGGAAATGCGTGCCAAGCTGCCTACGGGTGCCGGAACTTGGCCAGCATTCTGGATGCTAGGAGCCGATATAGATACCAACCCTTGGCCAGGAGCAGGAGAAATGGACATTATGGAGCACGTTGGCAACAGCCAAGACGTGATCTTTAATTCCCTGCACTTCCCTGGGAATTCTGGAGGAGATGCTATCACAGTAGATACTCCATTACCTGGAGCGTCAGATGACTTCAATATCTACGCCTTAGAATGGACAGAAGATCAGATAACCTTTTATGTCAATGATACTGTTGGATTGAGCTTCCCGAATTCTGAGTCGGTTCCTTTCCAAAAGGACTTTTTCCTTTTGGTCAATGTGGCCATGGGAGGAACCTTTGGCGGTGCTATAGATCCTGCCTTTACGGAATCTACATTTGAAATCGATTACATAAGAGTATACCAATAG
- the bglX gene encoding beta-glucosidase BglX: MKKAAFFGIFILALTFVACNSGTGSSKVSSDSSSPFAAEVDSLLSIMTLEEKIGQMNQYNGFWNVTGPVPAGDEAANKKYDHLKKGWVGSMLNVRGVENVRAVQKIAVEETRLGIPLIIGFDAIHGYKTLSPIPLAEAASWDMEAIKRSAEVSAAESAASGINWTFAPMVDIGRDPRWGRVMEGAGEDPYLGSKIAMARVKGFQGDDLSDPFTIAACTKHFAGYGFAEGGKDYNTADFGSSTLYNMVLPPFKATVDADVKTFMNSFNVLNGIPATGDEFLQREILKGQWNFQGFVVSDWGSIGEMIPHGYAEDGKHAAELAANAGSDMDMESYLYVEHLAALVQEGKVDEAYINDAARRILTVKYELGLFENPYKYCDEAREKATIGKEAHQEAVLDMAKKSIVLLKNENKLLPLKKSGQRIAVIGQFANDKNSPLGSWRIAADDNTAVSLMEGMAAYPDNRLTYALGAQVSVGPTSFVMETKINEDDTSGFAEAIRVARSADVVVMNLGEVGWQTGEGRSRANIDLPGVQQELLEAVYKVNKNIVLVLQSGRPLALPWADENIPAIVQAWQLGTQSGNAIAQVLYGDYNPSGKMPMTTPRDKGQIPLYYNHKSTGRPTIPAPNLVFWQHYMDESNDPLYPFGHGLSYTEFKYDGLEVNANGDGSYKVSFTLTNSGAVKGKEVAQLYIQDVTASVTRPVRELKGFELVELEPGASKEITFNISDAELGFYNNDGEFIVEDGLFRVFVGGSSATQYSTEFAR, translated from the coding sequence ATGAAAAAAGCAGCATTTTTCGGGATATTTATTTTGGCTTTGACCTTTGTGGCCTGTAATTCAGGAACGGGGTCATCTAAAGTCAGTTCAGACAGTTCGAGTCCGTTTGCCGCCGAAGTTGATTCTTTACTGAGTATCATGACCTTAGAAGAGAAGATCGGCCAAATGAATCAGTACAATGGTTTCTGGAACGTAACAGGACCAGTACCAGCGGGTGATGAGGCTGCAAACAAAAAATACGATCACCTCAAGAAAGGTTGGGTCGGCTCTATGTTGAATGTTCGTGGGGTTGAAAATGTACGCGCAGTACAGAAGATAGCTGTAGAAGAGACCCGCTTGGGAATACCGCTTATCATTGGTTTTGACGCCATCCACGGGTATAAAACCCTAAGCCCGATACCGCTAGCGGAAGCTGCAAGTTGGGATATGGAAGCCATTAAAAGATCCGCAGAAGTATCTGCAGCAGAGTCAGCCGCTTCTGGAATCAATTGGACCTTTGCTCCTATGGTCGACATAGGACGAGACCCACGTTGGGGTCGAGTTATGGAAGGAGCAGGAGAAGATCCATACCTCGGAAGCAAGATAGCCATGGCTCGTGTTAAAGGATTCCAGGGCGACGATCTTTCAGATCCCTTTACCATTGCGGCTTGCACCAAGCACTTTGCGGGATATGGTTTTGCCGAAGGTGGTAAAGATTACAACACTGCCGATTTTGGCAGCAGTACGCTGTACAATATGGTTCTACCCCCTTTCAAGGCTACAGTAGATGCCGATGTAAAGACCTTTATGAATAGTTTTAATGTGCTTAACGGAATACCGGCAACTGGCGATGAGTTTCTTCAACGAGAGATATTAAAAGGCCAATGGAATTTCCAAGGTTTTGTGGTTTCTGATTGGGGATCTATCGGAGAAATGATTCCTCATGGCTATGCGGAAGACGGGAAACACGCTGCCGAGTTGGCTGCAAATGCCGGTTCAGACATGGATATGGAATCCTATTTATATGTGGAGCATTTAGCGGCCCTCGTACAAGAAGGAAAAGTAGACGAGGCCTATATCAACGATGCTGCAAGACGAATCTTAACGGTGAAATACGAATTGGGACTTTTTGAAAATCCTTATAAATACTGTGACGAGGCCCGAGAAAAAGCCACCATTGGTAAAGAAGCGCATCAAGAGGCAGTACTAGATATGGCTAAGAAGTCCATTGTACTGCTAAAGAATGAGAATAAATTACTCCCTTTGAAAAAGTCTGGGCAACGCATAGCCGTAATAGGTCAGTTTGCCAATGACAAAAACTCCCCACTGGGTAGTTGGAGAATTGCCGCCGATGACAATACTGCCGTTTCATTAATGGAAGGTATGGCGGCCTACCCAGACAACAGGCTTACCTACGCTTTAGGAGCGCAGGTATCCGTTGGACCTACCTCTTTTGTAATGGAGACCAAGATCAACGAAGATGATACCAGTGGTTTCGCAGAGGCAATACGCGTAGCTCGTTCCGCAGATGTGGTGGTCATGAATCTCGGAGAGGTAGGATGGCAAACTGGAGAAGGACGCAGTCGTGCGAATATAGATCTGCCAGGTGTTCAACAAGAGCTATTAGAGGCAGTTTATAAAGTTAATAAGAACATAGTACTGGTGTTGCAAAGCGGACGACCTTTGGCCTTGCCTTGGGCAGACGAAAACATTCCTGCTATTGTGCAAGCATGGCAGTTGGGAACTCAAAGTGGAAACGCAATTGCTCAAGTGCTTTACGGAGACTACAACCCAAGCGGGAAGATGCCAATGACCACGCCAAGAGACAAGGGGCAAATTCCTTTGTATTACAACCATAAGAGCACAGGTAGACCGACAATCCCAGCGCCAAATTTGGTTTTCTGGCAACACTATATGGACGAATCCAACGACCCTTTATATCCGTTCGGACACGGATTGAGCTATACAGAGTTCAAATATGACGGATTAGAGGTTAATGCCAATGGAGACGGCTCTTATAAGGTCAGCTTTACCCTTACCAACTCCGGAGCGGTTAAAGGCAAAGAGGTAGCTCAGCTATACATACAAGACGTAACTGCGTCTGTGACCCGACCTGTTCGTGAACTCAAAGGATTCGAATTGGTGGAATTAGAACCGGGAGCATCTAAAGAGATCACTTTCAACATAAGTGATGCCGAATTAGGTTTCTACAATAATGACGGCGAGTTCATAGTGGAAGACGGTCTTTTCAGAGTTTTCGTTGGAGGGAGCTCAGCAACCCAGTACAGTACAGAATTTGCCAGATAA
- a CDS encoding family 16 glycosylhydrolase, protein MLRTILIISSFLLLAGCGHTSSKLVFEEHFDGNQLNEVYWNYELGDGCPNLCGWGNNERQIYNKANAVVDNGHLIISATKKGDVYNSSRITTKGKMEFQYGSIEVRAKLPKGKGIWPAIWMLGNDIDTNTWPACGEIDIMEYVGKQPGVIYNSLHTPDSYGATINSKQTHIADVENDFHVYRTDWTADKISFYIDNKEVYTFKPKTKNAQTWPFDKPFYLIINMAIGGHFGGPEVDDNIFPQDFIVDYVKVYNY, encoded by the coding sequence ATGTTAAGAACCATTTTGATCATATCGTCTTTTTTGCTTTTAGCTGGTTGTGGACACACTTCTAGCAAGCTCGTTTTCGAGGAGCATTTTGACGGGAATCAGCTTAATGAGGTCTATTGGAATTACGAACTCGGCGACGGTTGTCCTAATCTCTGCGGTTGGGGTAACAACGAGCGACAGATCTACAATAAAGCCAATGCTGTGGTAGATAACGGTCATTTGATCATCTCCGCCACTAAAAAAGGTGATGTATACAACAGCAGTCGTATCACCACCAAGGGCAAAATGGAGTTTCAATATGGCAGTATTGAGGTTCGAGCCAAATTACCTAAAGGAAAGGGGATCTGGCCAGCCATTTGGATGTTAGGCAACGATATTGATACCAACACTTGGCCGGCTTGTGGTGAGATCGATATTATGGAGTACGTTGGCAAGCAACCTGGGGTGATCTACAACTCCCTACATACGCCCGATAGTTATGGGGCAACGATCAACTCAAAACAAACACATATCGCTGATGTGGAAAACGACTTCCATGTGTACCGTACGGATTGGACGGCCGACAAGATCAGCTTTTATATAGACAATAAAGAAGTATACACTTTTAAGCCCAAGACAAAGAACGCCCAGACCTGGCCGTTTGATAAGCCATTCTATTTGATCATTAATATGGCGATTGGAGGACATTTTGGCGGCCCTGAGGTAGATGATAACATCTTTCCGCAGGACTTTATCGTGGACTACGTGAAGGTGTACAATTATTAA
- a CDS encoding T9SS type A sorting domain-containing protein has translation MRKTYLLLAMMLTFATGMAQVTIETDPCAGADGDAWGGFMNVFELDGVTYAFGSGWGVADLKTTVDCAGGTITLQPNFNTYADNPDDPFWVDQTTGEGNKLMKASTIYADNSAVGQEITFTGGVGSYTLDGAYSVVAFVRVFNADFSTLREVTTPITGTGVFSVTMTEVEGTDANVQVGFEVVGANANPADEAALGSVVVGPVALNVNDAEIIGLSAYPNPANDVLNVQTRTEQTGIAIYNVLGQQVLTQKLTGTNSAINVAGLKTGVYFATVTTDAGQQQIKIVKR, from the coding sequence ATGAGAAAAACTTACTTACTCTTAGCAATGATGCTAACCTTTGCCACCGGTATGGCACAGGTGACCATCGAAACTGATCCTTGTGCGGGCGCCGATGGAGACGCCTGGGGAGGATTCATGAACGTTTTTGAACTAGATGGTGTTACTTACGCTTTCGGTTCAGGATGGGGAGTAGCTGATCTAAAAACAACTGTAGACTGTGCAGGTGGTACGATCACGCTACAGCCTAACTTCAACACTTATGCGGACAACCCAGACGATCCGTTTTGGGTAGACCAAACTACTGGAGAAGGAAACAAACTAATGAAAGCTAGTACTATCTACGCAGACAACTCTGCAGTAGGACAAGAGATCACCTTTACTGGTGGTGTAGGAAGCTACACGCTAGATGGTGCTTATTCTGTAGTAGCTTTTGTACGTGTATTCAACGCAGATTTCTCTACACTTCGTGAAGTGACTACTCCTATCACTGGAACAGGAGTATTCTCTGTAACTATGACAGAGGTAGAAGGAACTGACGCTAACGTACAAGTTGGATTCGAAGTTGTTGGAGCTAACGCTAACCCAGCTGACGAAGCTGCTCTAGGTAGCGTAGTTGTAGGACCAGTTGCTCTTAACGTGAACGATGCTGAGATCATCGGCTTGTCTGCTTATCCAAACCCAGCTAACGATGTTCTTAACGTACAGACTAGAACCGAGCAAACAGGAATCGCTATTTACAATGTTCTTGGACAACAAGTTTTGACTCAGAAACTTACAGGAACAAACTCTGCTATCAATGTAGCTGGTCTTAAGACCGGAGTTTACTTTGCTACAGTGACTACTGACGCAGGTCAGCAGCAGATCAAGATCGTAAAGCGATAG
- a CDS encoding solute:sodium symporter family transporter, translating to MLAILSFVGFTAMVGVISYLATRKTDENTSDGYFLGGRSLTAGVIAGSLLLTNLSTEQIVGLNGSAYDQGILVMAWETLAAIAIVVTALFLLPRYLKGGLTTVPTFLANRFDVTTKTLTSGLFLTGYVVVLLPVILYSGSLAISNMFGIPELLGVSDTAALWICVWGIGIIGSIYAVFGGLKAVAVSDTINAIGLLIGGLLIPIFGLMAIGDGSIMEGWTTLTEANPEKFEAMGSNTSAIPFSTIFTGMMLVQLFYWGTNQQIIQRALAAKNLKEGQKGLILASFIKILGPVIVVLPGIITFHYFQGGLEQADAAYPRLVNAVLPSAWLGFFAAVLFGAILSSFNSVLNSSVTLFGIDIYKQHINKDADEKTVVKNGKTFGVILALASMFIAPQLANAGSLFDYLQEVNGIYSIPILTIIVIGYLTKRVPALAAKIGLLSGSLLYILSQFIMQPHFVGKALEDAAARGITDAEQLAAIEAGAYPHFLHVMAILFVLNTLIMLAIGKWKPRETPYVQKYTEQVDIEPWKHVKLAGAIVVIIVIGTYVYFQ from the coding sequence ATGCTAGCAATTTTATCCTTCGTAGGCTTTACCGCAATGGTGGGTGTGATCTCTTATTTAGCAACCCGAAAAACAGACGAAAATACCAGTGACGGTTATTTTCTCGGTGGCCGAAGTCTTACGGCTGGTGTCATTGCCGGCTCGCTCTTATTGACCAACCTTTCCACAGAACAGATCGTGGGTCTTAACGGATCTGCTTACGATCAAGGTATCTTGGTAATGGCTTGGGAAACCCTTGCAGCGATTGCTATAGTTGTAACTGCTTTATTTCTATTACCACGCTATTTAAAAGGCGGACTCACAACGGTACCTACATTTTTGGCCAACCGTTTTGATGTCACCACAAAGACATTGACATCCGGTTTGTTCTTAACAGGTTATGTAGTTGTACTGTTACCTGTTATTCTTTACTCCGGATCCTTGGCGATCTCCAATATGTTTGGGATCCCAGAATTATTAGGCGTTTCAGATACCGCAGCACTGTGGATCTGTGTTTGGGGAATTGGTATTATCGGTTCCATTTATGCCGTATTTGGAGGGCTGAAGGCAGTAGCCGTTTCTGACACTATCAATGCCATTGGCTTACTCATAGGAGGATTGCTTATTCCTATCTTCGGACTGATGGCCATAGGTGATGGCAGCATCATGGAGGGCTGGACTACCCTTACTGAGGCGAACCCGGAGAAATTTGAAGCTATGGGGAGCAATACCAGTGCGATCCCATTCTCTACGATATTTACAGGAATGATGCTGGTTCAACTTTTCTACTGGGGAACCAACCAACAGATCATTCAGCGTGCCTTGGCAGCTAAAAACCTTAAAGAAGGCCAGAAAGGATTGATCCTGGCTTCTTTTATTAAAATATTAGGCCCTGTGATCGTGGTATTGCCCGGTATTATCACCTTCCATTATTTCCAAGGCGGATTGGAGCAGGCCGATGCGGCTTATCCACGTTTGGTTAATGCCGTATTGCCTTCTGCATGGCTCGGTTTCTTTGCAGCCGTGCTCTTTGGTGCGATCTTGAGTTCGTTCAATTCTGTACTTAACAGTTCGGTGACCCTTTTCGGGATAGACATCTACAAGCAACATATAAACAAAGACGCCGACGAAAAGACCGTAGTTAAGAACGGAAAGACCTTTGGAGTAATACTTGCATTGGCTTCTATGTTCATTGCGCCACAATTGGCCAATGCTGGATCGCTGTTCGACTACTTACAAGAAGTAAACGGAATCTATTCGATTCCTATTCTAACCATCATTGTGATTGGTTATTTGACCAAGCGTGTACCGGCATTAGCGGCCAAGATAGGGTTGCTGTCAGGTTCTTTACTTTATATTTTGAGCCAGTTCATTATGCAACCTCATTTTGTCGGTAAGGCCTTAGAAGACGCAGCGGCAAGAGGGATCACTGACGCTGAACAGTTAGCGGCGATAGAAGCGGGAGCCTATCCTCACTTCTTACACGTAATGGCGATCTTATTTGTTTTAAATACTTTGATCATGCTTGCCATCGGAAAGTGGAAGCCGAGAGAAACGCCTTATGTTCAAAAGTATACCGAGCAGGTCGATATTGAACCGTGGAAACACGTTAAGCTCGCCGGCGCTATAGTGGTGATCATAGTGATCGGTACTTATGTGTATTTCCAATAA
- a CDS encoding LacI family DNA-binding transcriptional regulator, with protein MPKMTLKKIASELEVSISTVSKALKDSHEIGEETRKKIQAFAALYNYKPNNIALSLKNQRAHTIGIIIPEIVHHFFTTVIQGVEEEANSRGYNVVIGLSNESFAKEVHNMDTLANGSIDGFIISVAKETLLKKDYHHLRETINQGMPIVIVDRDLPDLDTDKVVVDDVRGARTAVSYLVDQGCSNIGIITTNDHVNVGKLRYMGYQKALKDAGQEEMSQRVLKLDDDMDTIAQSDALDMAIGAYLDKNPDLDAIFAVNEIFAIAAMNAVKKTGKQVPQDVKVVGFTDGLLSKYAQPPLSTVSQHGYDMGKRAAHLLIDRIENDDPDDAYQTLVIQTELIPRASTAK; from the coding sequence ATGCCAAAAATGACCTTAAAGAAGATCGCCTCAGAATTAGAGGTGTCTATCTCTACCGTATCAAAAGCATTAAAGGACAGCCACGAAATTGGGGAGGAAACCCGCAAGAAAATCCAGGCATTTGCCGCCTTGTACAATTACAAGCCCAATAATATAGCCTTGAGCCTAAAGAATCAACGGGCTCATACCATAGGGATCATTATTCCGGAGATCGTCCATCATTTTTTTACTACGGTAATTCAAGGCGTAGAGGAGGAGGCCAACAGTAGAGGTTATAATGTGGTAATTGGACTCTCTAACGAGTCATTTGCCAAAGAGGTGCACAACATGGATACCCTAGCCAACGGGAGTATAGATGGCTTTATCATCTCCGTAGCAAAAGAAACCCTGCTTAAAAAAGACTATCACCATTTGCGTGAGACCATAAACCAAGGAATGCCAATTGTGATAGTGGATAGGGATCTGCCAGATCTGGACACCGATAAAGTAGTGGTAGACGACGTGCGTGGCGCTCGAACAGCAGTGTCTTACTTGGTAGATCAGGGTTGTTCCAATATTGGTATCATTACCACCAACGATCATGTCAATGTAGGTAAGCTTAGGTATATGGGCTATCAGAAAGCCTTGAAAGATGCAGGCCAGGAAGAAATGTCGCAGCGGGTGTTAAAACTAGATGACGATATGGACACTATAGCGCAGAGTGATGCCTTAGATATGGCCATAGGCGCTTACTTAGATAAAAACCCTGACCTGGATGCTATTTTTGCAGTGAATGAGATCTTTGCAATTGCGGCCATGAATGCGGTTAAAAAAACTGGCAAACAAGTGCCACAAGACGTAAAAGTGGTTGGGTTTACAGATGGCTTGCTCTCTAAATACGCACAACCGCCATTGTCTACGGTAAGTCAACACGGTTATGATATGGGCAAACGCGCGGCACATTTACTGATAGACAGAATTGAGAACGACGACCCGGACGACGCTTATCAGACCTTAGTGATCCAGACCGAATTGATTCCCAGGGCCTCAACGGCCAAATAA
- the pgmB gene encoding beta-phosphoglucomutase: MKIEGIIFDLDGVIVDTAHFHYLAWKKTAATLGFELTPELNEQLKGVSRIDSLQKILDWAGIEITKERFDFLTSDKNVDYLAHVATMSADDVLPGVREFIAKLKREGYRVALGSASKNARHILERVGMIDQFDAIVDGTNVSAAKPDPEVFLQGAELLGLQPQQCVVFEDSKAGVTAANNGGMVSVGIGKKEHLSHAHHVFENFEQIPTDFINLLTSEEVK, encoded by the coding sequence ATGAAAATAGAAGGAATTATATTTGATCTGGATGGGGTAATTGTAGATACAGCCCATTTCCATTACCTAGCCTGGAAAAAAACTGCAGCCACCTTAGGCTTTGAATTAACACCAGAATTAAACGAACAGCTCAAAGGCGTTAGCCGTATTGATTCCCTGCAAAAGATATTAGATTGGGCAGGGATAGAGATCACAAAGGAGCGATTTGACTTTTTGACTTCGGACAAGAATGTCGACTACTTGGCACATGTAGCCACCATGAGTGCAGACGACGTACTGCCAGGGGTACGTGAGTTCATTGCCAAATTAAAGCGCGAAGGGTATCGCGTAGCCTTGGGTTCTGCCAGTAAGAATGCCAGACATATTTTAGAGCGCGTTGGCATGATCGATCAATTTGACGCCATAGTAGATGGTACTAACGTTTCCGCCGCCAAACCAGATCCTGAGGTCTTTTTACAGGGCGCAGAGCTTCTTGGACTACAACCACAACAATGTGTCGTCTTTGAAGATTCTAAGGCAGGAGTAACGGCTGCTAATAATGGTGGCATGGTCTCCGTAGGAATTGGAAAAAAAGAGCATCTGTCTCACGCCCATCATGTTTTTGAAAATTTTGAGCAAATACCAACCGATTTTATAAATCTATTAACCAGCGAAGAAGTAAAATGA